From one Actinopolyspora saharensis genomic stretch:
- a CDS encoding Rossmann-like and DUF2520 domain-containing protein has protein sequence MVDVSADRHGNRSDGTVENFPRGGDAARPRLRVGVISAGRVGSVLGAALRRVGHEIGAVSAVSEAALARAAELLPSVPVRGPDEVAEQADLVLLAVPDDALAGLVRGLVGTGSLRSGQIVVHTSGAHGAEVLEPAAEAGVLPIALHPAMTFTGKPEDLERLGTACMAVTARADDEAGTSVGTALAVEMGADPVRVPEEARKLYHAALTHGANHLVTLVNECAQLLRSSGIETPDRVLGPILSAALDNALRYGDRGLTGPVARGDAGTVRSHLEVLGSAEPDAVAGYVQLARRTAERAVRSGMLRSDDAVGVNEVLDGGWQ, from the coding sequence TTGGTCGACGTGTCCGCTGATCGGCACGGCAACCGTTCGGATGGAACGGTGGAGAACTTCCCGCGGGGCGGCGACGCCGCGCGTCCCAGGCTGCGAGTCGGTGTGATCTCGGCCGGGCGGGTCGGCAGCGTTCTCGGCGCTGCGCTGCGCAGGGTCGGTCACGAGATAGGCGCGGTTTCGGCGGTTTCGGAAGCTGCGCTGGCGAGAGCGGCCGAGCTGTTGCCCTCGGTCCCGGTGCGCGGCCCGGACGAGGTGGCCGAGCAGGCGGATCTGGTGCTGCTCGCCGTGCCGGACGACGCGCTGGCCGGCTTGGTTCGGGGGCTGGTCGGAACCGGCTCGCTGCGTTCCGGGCAGATAGTGGTGCACACCTCGGGGGCGCACGGTGCCGAGGTGCTCGAACCGGCGGCCGAGGCGGGAGTACTCCCGATAGCGCTGCATCCGGCGATGACCTTCACGGGCAAGCCCGAGGACCTGGAACGACTGGGCACGGCCTGCATGGCCGTTACCGCGCGGGCCGACGACGAGGCGGGAACCAGCGTCGGCACGGCGCTCGCGGTCGAGATGGGGGCCGATCCCGTCCGCGTTCCGGAAGAGGCCAGAAAGCTCTACCACGCGGCGCTGACTCACGGGGCGAACCACCTGGTCACCCTGGTCAACGAGTGTGCCCAGCTGTTGCGCTCCTCCGGGATCGAAACGCCCGATCGCGTGCTGGGGCCCATTCTGTCCGCCGCGCTGGACAACGCGCTGCGCTACGGCGACAGGGGATTGACCGGCCCGGTCGCCCGCGGGGACGCCGGGACGGTGCGCTCCCACCTCGAGGTGCTCGGGAGCGCGGAACCGGACGCGGTGGCGGGCTACGTGCAGTTGGCGAGGCGCACGGCCGAGCGGGCCGTTCGTTCGGGAATGCTGCGCTCGGACGACGCGGTGGGTGTTAACGAAGTACTCGACGGGGGTTGGCAATGA
- the panC gene encoding pantoate--beta-alanine ligase, with the protein MSAPDESASSEGVGAGPGFTPREVTVHRHPDQLAKVTRALRATGRKVVLVPTMGALHEGHLELVRAARRVPNSVTVVSIFVNPLQFGPDEDFDSYPRSFDSDVEALGREGVELVFSPGRDELYGSDPQITVDAGEPGRDLEGASRPGHFSGVLTVVAKLLNIVGPNLALFGEKDYQQLVLLRRMVRELNIPTDVQGIPIVRESDGLALSSRNRYLDQRRRSAALVLSAALAAGAHAGSRGAEAVLAAAREVLAAEPEVKLDYLELRDPELGPPPETGEARLLVAAEVGGTRLLDNALVELSAAEAE; encoded by the coding sequence ATGAGCGCACCGGACGAATCGGCCAGTTCGGAGGGGGTGGGCGCGGGCCCCGGTTTCACACCGCGCGAGGTCACGGTGCACCGGCACCCCGATCAGCTCGCCAAGGTGACGCGGGCGCTGCGCGCCACCGGGCGCAAGGTCGTGCTGGTGCCGACGATGGGCGCCCTGCACGAGGGCCACTTGGAGCTGGTTCGGGCCGCTCGTCGGGTCCCGAACAGCGTGACCGTGGTTTCGATCTTCGTCAATCCGCTGCAGTTCGGCCCGGACGAGGACTTCGACAGCTACCCGCGCTCCTTCGACTCCGACGTCGAGGCGCTCGGTCGCGAGGGCGTGGAGCTCGTGTTCTCCCCGGGACGTGACGAGCTCTACGGATCCGACCCGCAGATCACCGTGGACGCCGGGGAGCCCGGGCGCGACCTGGAAGGAGCCAGCAGGCCCGGTCACTTCAGCGGGGTGCTGACGGTGGTGGCCAAGCTGCTCAACATCGTCGGTCCGAACCTGGCCCTGTTCGGGGAGAAGGACTACCAGCAGCTGGTGCTGCTGCGCCGGATGGTCCGCGAGCTGAACATCCCCACCGACGTCCAGGGGATACCGATCGTGCGGGAGTCCGACGGGCTGGCGCTGTCCTCGCGGAACCGTTACCTCGACCAGCGGCGGCGTTCCGCTGCCCTGGTGCTCTCCGCGGCGCTGGCCGCGGGAGCCCACGCGGGCTCTCGGGGGGCGGAGGCCGTGCTCGCCGCCGCGCGGGAGGTGCTGGCCGCCGAACCGGAGGTCAAGCTCGACTACCTCGAGCTGCGCGATCCCGAGCTCGGACCGCCCCCGGAGACGGGGGAGGCCCGGTTGCTGGTGGCTGCCGAGGTGGGAGGAACCAGGTTGCTCGACAACGCCCTGGTCGAGCTGAGCGCGGCCGAAGCGGAGTGA
- the panD gene encoding aspartate 1-decarboxylase encodes MLRTMLKSKIHRATVTQADLHYVGSVTIDAALMEAADLLDGEQVTIVDVTNGARLETYAITGERDSGVLGINGAAAHLVHPGDLVILIAYGMMDDSEARTFRPRVLFVDSDNRVVETGGDPAHVPSGSGLGSSGVSGNGTDPSA; translated from the coding sequence ATGTTGCGAACCATGCTCAAGTCCAAGATCCACCGTGCCACCGTCACCCAGGCTGACCTGCACTACGTCGGGTCGGTGACCATAGATGCCGCGCTGATGGAGGCCGCCGACCTGCTCGACGGTGAGCAGGTCACGATAGTCGACGTGACCAACGGCGCGCGGCTGGAGACCTACGCGATCACGGGGGAGCGGGATTCCGGTGTGCTCGGTATCAACGGAGCCGCCGCGCATTTGGTTCACCCCGGTGACCTGGTGATTCTGATCGCGTACGGGATGATGGACGACTCGGAGGCCCGGACGTTTCGCCCACGGGTGCTGTTCGTCGATTCCGACAACCGCGTCGTCGAGACCGGTGGAGACCCCGCGCACGTCCCGAGCGGTTCGGGGCTGGGCAGCTCGGGTGTCTCCGGGAACGGGACGGACCCGTCGGCCTGA
- a CDS encoding type III pantothenate kinase has translation MLLAIDVGNTNIVLGLYEDAPDDESERRTGSTRKPKAQARLVRDWRMRTEPRMTADELAFTMRGLLGDYVDKITGISALSTVPTLLRELRVMLGRNWEDVPRVVVEPGVRTGVPLLVDNPKEVGADRVINTLAAHHLYATNCVVVDFGTSTNIDAISAKGEFLGGAFAPGVEISLDALASRAAQLRKVELARPRSVIGKNTVECLQSGLLFGFAGQVDGLVRSIVSELEQTHGGPTTVLATGGLAPLVISESHTISHHIPELTLLGLRLVFDRNME, from the coding sequence GTGCTGCTCGCCATCGATGTAGGCAACACCAACATCGTGTTGGGACTCTACGAGGACGCCCCCGACGACGAGTCCGAACGGAGAACCGGCTCGACGCGGAAGCCCAAGGCGCAGGCTCGGCTGGTCCGGGACTGGCGGATGCGGACCGAACCGAGGATGACCGCCGACGAGCTGGCGTTCACCATGCGCGGGCTGCTCGGCGACTACGTCGACAAGATCACCGGCATCTCGGCGTTGTCCACGGTCCCCACGCTGCTGCGTGAACTGCGGGTGATGCTGGGCAGGAACTGGGAGGACGTTCCGCGGGTCGTGGTCGAGCCCGGGGTGCGCACGGGCGTTCCGCTGCTGGTCGACAACCCCAAGGAAGTGGGGGCGGACCGGGTGATCAACACGCTCGCCGCGCACCACCTGTACGCCACGAACTGCGTCGTGGTGGATTTCGGCACCTCCACCAACATCGACGCCATCTCGGCGAAGGGGGAGTTCCTCGGAGGGGCCTTCGCCCCCGGGGTGGAGATCTCCCTGGACGCTCTCGCGTCGCGTGCGGCCCAGCTGCGCAAGGTCGAGCTGGCCAGGCCGCGTTCGGTCATCGGCAAGAACACCGTCGAGTGCCTGCAGTCCGGCCTGCTCTTCGGGTTCGCGGGGCAGGTGGACGGGCTCGTCCGCAGCATCGTGTCCGAACTGGAGCAAACCCACGGCGGCCCCACCACGGTGCTGGCCACGGGCGGGTTGGCTCCCCTGGTGATCAGCGAGTCGCACACGATCTCGCACCACATCCCGGAGTTGACGTTGCTCGGGTTGCGGTTGGTTTTCGACCGCAACATGGAATGA